A genomic stretch from Lathyrus oleraceus cultivar Zhongwan6 chromosome 2, CAAS_Psat_ZW6_1.0, whole genome shotgun sequence includes:
- the LOC127123316 gene encoding uncharacterized protein LOC127123316 produces MFLNPPLAVADRAVTTNRSAADQVTADRQRFREIAGRNDHAITDALQAMAQVMGQAKQALQAQQNNQAEDGEGHRIQRNNPPTFKGRYDPEGAHAWLQEIENIFRVMPCLDAQQVLYGTHMIFEEAKYLWDNARQRFQDSGTVVTWVVFKEAFLEKYFPADVRNKKEIEFLNLSQGNMSVADYAAKFEELVRFCTHYNVVDAEESKCIKFESGGR; encoded by the exons ATGTTTCTAAATCCACCACTGGCGGTGGCGGATCGGGCGGTGACGACAAATCGGTCGGCGGCGGATCAGGTGACGGCGGACCGACAACGGTTCAGGG AAATAGCTGGAAGGAATGATCATGCTATTACTGATGCTCTTCAGGCTATGGCTCAAGTGATGGGTCAGGCAAAACAGGCTTTGCAGGCTCAACAGAACAATCAGGCTGAAGATGGTGAGGGTCACAGAATCCAGAGGAATAATCCACCAACCTTCAAAGGGAGGTATGATCCAGAGGGTGCCCATGCTTGGTTACAGGAGATTGAGAATATATTTAGAGTTATGCCTTGTCTTGATGCTCAACAGGTTCTCTATGGGACTCATATGATATTTGAGGAAGCAAAGTACTTATGGGATAATGCACGCCAAAGATTCCAGGATTCAGGTACAGTGGTAACTTGGGTTGTATTCAAAGAAGCATTCCTGGAGAAATACTTTCCTGCAGATGTCCGCAACAAGAAGGAAATTGAGTTTCTGAATCTAAGTCAGGGGAATATGTCAGTGGCGGACTATGCTGCAAAATTTGAAGAACTGGTCAGATTTTGTACACACTACAATGTTGTCGATGCTGAAGAATCCAAATGCATAAAGTTTGAGAGTGGAGGGAGGTGA